CGAAAAAGATTCCGGCGAGGGAGCAGAGGACCCAGGGGAGGGCTGCTTGGAGTTCGGGAGGCATGTTCGGATTGTTCCTTGCGGATGATCGCATGCGGGGCATCGTTAGGGCCGTCGCGCGTTTCCCGACCGGAGTACCGGCCGGAGGGCGCGAACGCAAATCAAACCGACCCCACGACCATGGCTCACACTCTTCCCGACCTCGGCTACGCCTTCGACGCGCTGGAACCGCACATCGACGCGCGCACCATGGAAATCCACCATGACAAGCACCACGCCGCCTACGTCACCAACCTCAACAACGCGATCGCTGGCAAGGGCGCCATCGAGTCCAAGAGCGCCGAAGAGCTGATCACGGATCTCGGTGCGGTTCCGGATGACATCCGGACCCCCGTCCGCAACAACGCCGGCGGCCACGTGAACCACACCTTCTTCTGGAAGACCATCGCCCCGGGCGGTGCCAAGGCTCCCTCCGGCGAACTCGCCGCCGCCATCGACAAGTCCTTCGGCTCCTTCGACGCCTTCAAGGAAGCCTTCGCCAAGGCTGCCACCACCCGCTTCGGCTCTGGCTGGGCATGGCTTTCCAAGACTGCCGATGGCCTTGCCATCAGCTCCACGGCGAATCAGGACAACCCGATCATGGGCCCTGACTTCGGCGGCACCAAGGGCGCGACCCCGCTGCTCGGCCTTGATGTCTGGGAGCACGCCTACTACCTGAATTATCAGAATCGCCGCCCGGACTACATCACCGCCTTCTGGAACGTGGTGAACTGGGATGTGGTAGCTGCCAATTACGCCGCCGCCTGATCAGGCGGCGCCTTCTTGGATCAATCCAATCAAACGGCCGGGGGAATTCCTCCGGCCGTTTTTCGTTTCGTCCCTTACGCGGTATAGCCGTCGTTCAAAACCGCCCGGCCGTGGATCAGCCAGCGGTAGGCTACGAGATTGGCCAGAAAGACCAGCGGGCCGGCGAAGCAAACCCCGACGACCAGCGCGAGAAGGCCTGCGAGCACGATAAGGAAGCAAACAAGCCCCAGCAGGAAAAGATTGCCCACATTGCCCTGGGTGATCCGCGCGCTATATTTCAGGGAGTCGATGATCCCGAGGTCCTTGTCCACGATACCGTTCTCGAATTGGCCGAGGCGGAGCGCCAGATAAATCCCCGGCACGATCAGGAGAACCAGTCCGACAAGGACGATAAGGTAGTAGAGCAGGGAGGCCACCACCGCGGTAAGCAACTTGTTGCCCTGCCCTAGCAGCATGCCCACGGAGAAAGGCCGGCCGGATACGATGTTCAGCCCGATTCGGGTCAGGCCGAGACTGAAGAAGATATCCAGGACTTGTCCGACCAGATTGAGCACCCCTTCCACCGCCTTGCCGACATCTTGGGAATCGGCGGCGTGAGCAGTGGCTTCTACCAGCACTCCGGAGAAAACCGAAAAGCCCATCGAGATGGCGAAGCAGATCGCGCAAGCACCCAGGAGAGGCCAGAAATGCCGCTTGGTCAGGTCGAAGGCGCGCCTGATGCAATCGCCGATCACCAGGGGTTCGCTGCCTGGAACAATTTCCTCTCCGGAAGCGAGTTCCCGGGGCGGTTCCCACGAAAGAGGGGACGGAGCCTGATAGGGATTCGAAGGTCCTTGGCCCGGGACCGGAGGAGCAGGGGGGCTGGGAGCGGTCCTTGGAACAGGCGGCGGCGGTGCCAGCTCCGCGACTTCGCCGGCTGGCGTCCAGTTCGGCATTCCTTCACACCACACCAGATCGGTCGGCTTCACGGTTCCGGTGCCGATCAAGCGGACGAGTTCCTCTTGGGAAACGGGGCCATTCTGTTGCCCGCTGGTGGCGTAGAACCATGGTTTCATCTCGCGGATTGTTAGCAGCTGCGCACTCGGCGAGGCAAGAGCGCCCTGCCCTCGCCCCAGGCCGCTTACCGTATCTGGACGCTGTCCTCAGCGGTATCTTCGCGGGAGACGGAATCGCGCGTCCATTCCTTCCGCGGAGTGACCTGGTTGCCCTCGATCTTCACGTTCGCGCAGTGGCGCAAGGTGAAGGGCGGCTTGTTCCATGGCTTGTAGCTGTCGTTGTAGGTAACCTTGTTCCCCCGGAAGGTGATGCCATCTGTCGAGATCGCGTAGAGCAGCGGCACGTCAAAGGTTTCGAAGACATTGCCCTCGATACGGACATTCCGGTGATAGTAGCCCCGCTGGTCTGCCAAGTCCGGGACTTCCGGATAAAAGGAAAGGATTGCCTCGGTGAATTGATAGCGGGAAGTCAGGTTGTTCCGGAAGACATTCTTGCGGATCAGCACATCCTGGCAGGCACCGCTTTCATACCAGCCGTTGGCATCGCCCGCGAGCAGCAGCGCGGATCCGGAAGACTTGTCGAAGATGTTCTCCTCCACCTTCACCGGCTTGGGCGTGGTGAAGAGGGTGCCGCGCGCGCGATTGTTGCGCACCGTGTTGCCACGGAAAGTGACGGACGGAAACCAGTCGGCATTCTCCAGGGCATCGCCCTTGCCCAGTCCCGCAGGGATGTCCGCGGTGAATTCGATTTCGACTTCATCGGTATTCAGCCTGTGCACCGCGGCTACCTTGCCAAGCGGACAGGGCTCCAGATGCCTCGCGCGAATCCCCCGCAGCGTCTCACCAGGTAGCGCGACTTCGAAGCCCACTGCCTGCCCGTGCACATAGCGCGCACGCAGCTTGCGCGGCCCCTGCAATTCCTCGATCCGCAGGCAAGTCGCATGGACATTGATCGCGTCGTCCATCATCCCTTCATAGAGCCCGTCTTCCGCGATGATCTCGCCGCGGCAGTTGGAGAAGTGGGTCGCATCCGCATTCGTCGTGAAATAGCGATCCGTTTCCGTGGCAAGATGGATCCCGCCACCGCGGAGCTGGATGTTCTCGGACCGCTGTGCCAGCAGGCCCATCCCTGCCGCTTGGTGAATGACCACCTGATCCAGCACCGTGTCCTTTGCCCGATAGAGGAACACGCCGGGATGCGGCCTCGAGCTATGGCGCATCGTAATCCGGTCCCCGGCCTTGATTCCGCTCCCGGAAAGATCCTTCTCGATCCGGTAGCTCCCCTCGCCGAGCACGGTCAGCTTTCCCTTGTATCCGAAATCGCCGGTGCCCGCCACGATCTCGCGGGTCTTGCCATCGAAGACGATCCCGTTCCCCCAATCCGCCGACTCCCAGCCCTCGCCCTTATGGACGAACCAGCCCCCGCGGATTTCATGCGGATAAAGCTTCGGATCCACGCTCAGCTCGTAAGCCCCAGGCTCTACGCGCGTGATGATGCCTTGGGAGTGATGTGGTCTTGAGAAATCGATCGAGATTCCCCGCACCGTTACCTTCTCCGAGTCTTGAACCAGCAGTGGCAACATCAGGCCGTGGAAGACGAAGCGGGAACCTTGCCCGTCAAAGGTCACGGATCTGAGGTCTGCCAGTGGGATCCCGATGGGATGCCAGGTGGGCTGGTCGTGGTTCGAGATGTGGAAGTGTCGCTTGAGCGCCCCGTCATGGTGGAAATGATAGACTCCCTTCTCCAGCTTCAGGGTGGAGCCCGGAGCCTCGCGCAGGGCTTCCAGTGCCTTGTGCAGGGCAGCTGTCTGATCTTCTTCGACGTTGGGACGGATGCCGAATTCCGCACCGCCCATGGTCCGTGCCTCTTTGGGTGAAGGCTGCTCCCCCTTGATCCACTTCAGGTCCACCCAGTCGGCGTGATCGTATTCCTGCTGTCCCATGTCATCGGCCTGGAGGTAGAGCTTCCGATGAAAGGCGCTCGGCACCGCCACCTCGAAGCTGGCAGGTGCATCGCCAGCCTTCATCACCGGGGATTCCCACAGCACCGCGGTCCCGGAGAGGATCCGGAACTTCACCGAGCCTTTTCCTGCGCCCACTTCATCGTCCACGCCCGCCAGGCCTTTCAAGCGCACCGCGCCTTCCGGCACCGTTAGGGGCAGCTCAGACACGGCGTGGGATCCCCATCCCTGTTCGTAGCTCTTTCCCGCAAGCGTGAGCGGCTTCCCATCGATCGAGCGGTTCACTTGGACGGCCCCGTAGCTTTGATTGCTCATCGCGAGGTCCTCCGCACTGAAGCCAAACAAGGGAAGCGGCAGGAGGAGAAGAAGAGCTAGCGGGCGCATCCGGCTATCCCATCACTTGTCGCCGCGGCTGACAAACTGGATGAAGGGCCAAAATATGCGACCGGCCCGGATCAGCCGGCCCGCTGCTGCCCGAAAAAAGAAAGCCGCCCGCGGTGAACCGGGGCGGCTTTCAGGAAACAGGGATGCAGCGGGCTTCAGAAGTGGATCGCGTGGCCGTCGGCTGCGAGGGTCGCTTCGTGAATGACCTCGCTCATCGTCGGGTGAGCGTGGATCGTCGCGTGGATTTCTTCGGAGGTAAGCTCCTGATCCAGCGCCAGACCCATCTCGGCGATGAGTTCAGTGGCGTTCTCGCCGATGATGTGGGCACCCAGCAGCTCGCCGTGCTTCTTGCCGAAGAGTAGCTTCGCGAAGCCATCCGGCTCGCCGGAGGCGATCGCCTTGCCGATCGCCACGAAGGGGATCTTGCCGACCTTATACTCGATGCCTTCTTCCTTCAGCGCACGCTCGGTCTTGCCCACGGAGGCGATCTGCGGGTGGCAGTAGGTGCAGCCAGGGAAGTTCGTCACCTTCCGCGGCGTATGGCCGTCCACGTAGAGTCCTTCGACGCATTGGATGGCTTCGAAGGATGCGGTGTGGGCCAGAAGCGGCGGGCCGCTCACGTCACCGATCGCGTAGACGCCCGGGATCGAGGTCTCGTAGCGGTCTCCGGTCTTCACGAAGCCACGGTCGGTGAGCTCCGGCTGTTGGCCGCCCGGCAGCACCGGCTGGACGCCGATGGCCACGAGCACCACGTCCGCCGTCAGGACGCCGTTTTCCTTTGCTCCTTCCACGGTGACTTCCACCTGGTTGCCCTTGACCTCGGTCTTGGTGATCTTGTGATTCGCCAGGCAGCGGATACCCTGCTTGGTGAAAGACTTTTCCAGCGCGTCACCGATTTCGTCGTCCTCCACCGGAACCAGGCGCGGCAGCATCTCGACGACGGTCACCTTGGTGCCGAAGGCGTTGTAAATGTAGGCGAATTCGACGCCGATCGCGCCGGCACCGATGATGATCATGCTCTTCGGCTGCTTTTCGAGAACCATCGCCTCTTTCGAGCCGATGACCGTCGTGCCATTGAAGGGCAGCGGAGGCAGCGGGCGGGACTTCGCACCCGTGGCGATGATGATGTGCTTCGCTTCCGCGGTCTGCTTGGAGCCGTCGGCGGCGGTCACTTCCACCTTCCCGGGAGCGATGATCGAGCCGAGGCCGCGCACGTAGTCGATCTTGTTCTTTTTGAAGAGGAATTCGATGCCACCGGCGAGGCGGTCGGACACCTTACGGGAGCGGCCCACGATCGCCGACCAGTCGTACTGGAGGTTATCGAAGGAGAAACCAAACTCCTTGGCGCGGTGGCTCAGGGTGTGGAAAAGCTCGGCGTTCTTAAGAAGCGCCTTGGTCGGGATGCAGCCCCAGTTCAGGCAGGTGCCGCCAGCGCGGTCCGCCTCGACGCAGGCGACTTTTTTACCAAGTTGCGCGGCGCGGATTGCTGCGACGTAGCCAGCCGGGCCGCCGCCAATAACGATGAGATCGTATGCCATAATACGGGAGTGCGATGGAGTTCGCGCGGAGCGTGGTGGCGGCCCCCCGGATTGTCAAAGGGGAAGGGGGGCCGGGTAGCCGCTCTCACTATGCCGTGTCGGTAAAGTTAGGGGGTAAACTTCGGGTATTTTTCTTACATTGAAATTTCAGGAGTATTGGATTATCTTATATTGCATAATGCATTGGATTTGCTCTCATTGCGGGTGGTATAAGCTCCACAACGCGTTGATGCAGAAAAAATGCGGAGCGCTCGCGAATACGATTGTTTTGTAACGTGGGCTAACTGATATTGACTTCAGGATTTTTAATTACTACTAACTACAGGCTGTCTCTCCTCGCCCGTTCCCACCCTCCTCCTCACCCATGCACCTCGAACCCCTACAGCTACGGGCGTTCAATACACTTTTGAACGAAGGCTCCGTGACCCGCGCGTCGTTGGAACTTCGAACCAGCCCCTCAAATGTCCGCCGCATTTGGCAGAATCTGGAGGAAGAGCTGGGCGAAAAGCTCTTCAACGCCAACGAACATGGCGAAACCATTCCCACCTGCGCGGCTAGGGCTCTCGACCGCGAGATGAGCTCGCTCCTTGAGGAAGTCCGCCGTTTTGAAGCCTCGGTCCGCCGGATTCATCGCAGTGGCCGGACCCTGCGCCTCGGCGCGAACCGGAACGTTTTCAATACCAATCACTTTGGTAAGCTATTCAATACCCTGCGCCACGATGAGCGTTTTCGGATTTCCTTCGTCGAAGTGAATGCCGAGGAAGGCCGCGCAGCTTTGGAGGCTGGCGCCTGCGATCTCCTTTTCTCCGTGGACGGAACTCCGGGCCGGAGATTCGATTCACGGGACCTGCCGCACCTCCCACTCGACGTGGCCTATGAGCGCAGGCCGTCCACCGAGCCCCGTGTGGCTCCCACAGAGCTGGCGGACCTTCAGTGGTCCCTCGCCACCTTCGCCAAGACTTCCCTAGCTCTGGATACCCTTAAGAAAATTGAGAACTCCGGCGGCGGCAGCGGCAGGCTCTGCTCCCAGCACCAGTTCCTCAGCTGGGCAGAGGATTCCTTGGATGACGAGACCGAAGCGATGGTCTGCATCCGGCCTGCCTCCTTCAGCCGCCTGCCTCGTGTTTCTTTCCTGCCTTTGGACCTGAATGTCGGCTATCCGCTCTGTGTGTCCTATCTGAGGCAGCATCCCTACGAGTTCCTACCCTCGATCGTGGACCAGATGAACCGTGCGCTGAACGATCCCTCCCCCCATGGATCTCGACCTGGCCTGTCTTGAGACCTTCGTCCGTCTGGCGGACTGCGGCAGCTTTTCCGAAACGGCGGTGATCCAAAAGATCAGCCAGCCGGCGGTGAGCCAGCGGATCGCCAAGTTGGAATCCTCCACCGGCCTACGCCTTTTCCTCCGGCATCAGGAGCGGCTTGAGGTTACCCGGGATGGAAAGGAGTTGCTGGAGATCGCGAGGAAGATCCTTGCCGAGCATGAAGGCCTGGGGATTCGCATGAGCCGCCACGTCCGTGAGTCGAAGGGCGGCGTCCGCGCCATGATCGATGGCTCCTTCGCTGGCAATCGCTTGGTGAAAAGCCTCCAGAAAAATCCCATCACCGATACCAGCGTCGAAATCGTCCGACCGAATGGACGCCTTTCGTGGGTCGAGGCCCTCGAACAGCATGATGTCGACATCGTGGTGACAGGCACCTTCCTTCAAGCAGGGAATGTCCCAACCTTGCAGCGCGTCGAGCTGGATCGCCAGCGTGGAACCACCATCGCGTGGAACCGCGTTTACTTCGACTTCGACATTGAGAACTTCAGCTTTCCCGAGACCTTGCGCTCCACCATTCTCGTGCCGAGCGAGCGCTTGATCTCCGGCTATCTGCCCTTCCTCGAAAAATGGTGCCATGACTCCTATGGCACCCTGCCTCCCGATGTGCTTGCCTTCGATGATGAAGAAGGTGCCCGGGATGCCTGCGTGGCCGGACTTGGCGTTCTGATTTTCCCAGGCGATGCGGCAGCCCGGATGGCCATGAACGCCGGTGAACTCGGTGTCGTGAAGACCTTCGAGTTCCTTCTTCCGGACGCCTTCAGTTACTCGATCTACGTCCGGGCCGAAGAGCGGAACCAGCGCGTTTTGCAGACCGCTGTTAGAATCGCGGATGATCACCGCATTGGAAAGCGCAGCCCCTTGGATCACAGGGTCTAACTTGTGGTTATCACGTCATAAGGAGAAAGTCCCGGCGCTCGGTTGAGGAAGTGCGGCAGGTGGCAGAGCGTTGCCATCGCAATGAAACGCTGTTTATCCCTTACCCTCGCAATCTTGGCCGGCACCCTTGGTGCGTCCCGCGGCCAAACCGTCGTGGATTCCACCACGCACACCGGTCTATTCAGCCCCTCCGCCAATGTGACGGTGGATCCGATCCCGGATCCGGAGCCGCTCATTGGGATCATCCTGGATCCGCCACCCGCCAGCGGTCCCCTCGGAAACTATTGGAACGCCACGGCCTCGGGCGGTGCCGCGATCTTCGCACTTGGTATCGATGCGGCTTCGACCGGGGCTCAGGTAGCACTCTCCAACAATTCCCTACAATTCAACGTTAGCAATAATCCTCAGAGCGTTCTCGGATTGCTTGGAACCGGCGTCAGCCTCGGATTGCAATGGTCTGCTACCGCCACCTTCGATGGCAGTCCCGGACCGGTGGTGAATCTCCAGCCAAACCAGGTTTACCGGATCAGCTTCGATGTGATCGATGACAGCGGACTGCTCGATTCGACCCTCAATCTTGCCCCGACTTTTGGTGTCGAACTTCTCAACGGTGCCGGCACTCCCGTCGGCTATGTTGGAGGTGGAACCGTGGCGAGCATCCTCGGCCTTCAACTCGCTCCCGTCTTGGGAGGGCCGAATGGCGCTGCCACCGCGACCGCTCAGTTCCGCACCGGAGCTACGGTCCCGGCAGGTGCTGCCGCCATTCGTTTCACCGCCTCCGCCGCTCTTCCGGTAACGGCTGTCGGCCTCGGCACGAACTTCGCCTCGGTGTCCAATCTGAAGCTCGTCGCGGTGGATCCCTATACCCTGTGGATTGAAGACAGCGACGTGGAGGATGAATCGGACTGGGATCGCGATGCGGATCCCGACCACGACGGCCGCCCGAACATCGAGGAATTCGCCCTTGCCACGGACCCTGCCCGCGGTGATCACGGCGAGACCTTCGTCCGCGTCGGTGATGCGGATGGAGCAGGTCCTGAAACCGCCGTCTGTGTGATGACCATGGCAGTCTTGGATGACGCCGTGTTCGCCAGCGGAACGGGCGAGAATAGTGGCGATCTGATCGCCCCCACCACCAGCGTCTCCTATCGGGTCGAAGGGTCCTTTGAACTCATGAATTGGAATCTGGCCATCTCCGAAGTCACGCCGAATGACAGCTTCCGCGCCGGCTTGCCGACGCTTCCCGAGGGTTGGAGCTATCGCTCCTTCCGCGTGCCAGGCGAAACCTCGGATACCCGGAGGGCTTTCTTGCGCGCTGTGTTCGAATAAGGGCGAACAGTTGGAGGCGGTTCCTTTCTCGGGACGTTTTGGGGACCGCCTCCCTTATCGTAGTGGCGGTGCCTCCTTCTCCATCTTCCCGCGTGTCAGGACGGGACAGCACCGTGGCGGCACCCGTAAGGCGACGGGTGCCGCCACACATCCCGCCATGGCAATCATAAAAGTGTTATCTACGCGA
This portion of the Luteolibacter luteus genome encodes:
- a CDS encoding superoxide dismutase; its protein translation is MAHTLPDLGYAFDALEPHIDARTMEIHHDKHHAAYVTNLNNAIAGKGAIESKSAEELITDLGAVPDDIRTPVRNNAGGHVNHTFFWKTIAPGGAKAPSGELAAAIDKSFGSFDAFKEAFAKAATTRFGSGWAWLSKTADGLAISSTANQDNPIMGPDFGGTKGATPLLGLDVWEHAYYLNYQNRRPDYITAFWNVVNWDVVAANYAAA
- the lpdA gene encoding dihydrolipoyl dehydrogenase, whose protein sequence is MAYDLIVIGGGPAGYVAAIRAAQLGKKVACVEADRAGGTCLNWGCIPTKALLKNAELFHTLSHRAKEFGFSFDNLQYDWSAIVGRSRKVSDRLAGGIEFLFKKNKIDYVRGLGSIIAPGKVEVTAADGSKQTAEAKHIIIATGAKSRPLPPLPFNGTTVIGSKEAMVLEKQPKSMIIIGAGAIGVEFAYIYNAFGTKVTVVEMLPRLVPVEDDEIGDALEKSFTKQGIRCLANHKITKTEVKGNQVEVTVEGAKENGVLTADVVLVAIGVQPVLPGGQQPELTDRGFVKTGDRYETSIPGVYAIGDVSGPPLLAHTASFEAIQCVEGLYVDGHTPRKVTNFPGCTYCHPQIASVGKTERALKEEGIEYKVGKIPFVAIGKAIASGEPDGFAKLLFGKKHGELLGAHIIGENATELIAEMGLALDQELTSEEIHATIHAHPTMSEVIHEATLAADGHAIHF
- a CDS encoding LysR family transcriptional regulator, with protein sequence MDLDLACLETFVRLADCGSFSETAVIQKISQPAVSQRIAKLESSTGLRLFLRHQERLEVTRDGKELLEIARKILAEHEGLGIRMSRHVRESKGGVRAMIDGSFAGNRLVKSLQKNPITDTSVEIVRPNGRLSWVEALEQHDVDIVVTGTFLQAGNVPTLQRVELDRQRGTTIAWNRVYFDFDIENFSFPETLRSTILVPSERLISGYLPFLEKWCHDSYGTLPPDVLAFDDEEGARDACVAGLGVLIFPGDAAARMAMNAGELGVVKTFEFLLPDAFSYSIYVRAEERNQRVLQTAVRIADDHRIGKRSPLDHRV
- a CDS encoding NPCBM/NEW2 domain-containing protein, encoding MRPLALLLLLPLPLFGFSAEDLAMSNQSYGAVQVNRSIDGKPLTLAGKSYEQGWGSHAVSELPLTVPEGAVRLKGLAGVDDEVGAGKGSVKFRILSGTAVLWESPVMKAGDAPASFEVAVPSAFHRKLYLQADDMGQQEYDHADWVDLKWIKGEQPSPKEARTMGGAEFGIRPNVEEDQTAALHKALEALREAPGSTLKLEKGVYHFHHDGALKRHFHISNHDQPTWHPIGIPLADLRSVTFDGQGSRFVFHGLMLPLLVQDSEKVTVRGISIDFSRPHHSQGIITRVEPGAYELSVDPKLYPHEIRGGWFVHKGEGWESADWGNGIVFDGKTREIVAGTGDFGYKGKLTVLGEGSYRIEKDLSGSGIKAGDRITMRHSSRPHPGVFLYRAKDTVLDQVVIHQAAGMGLLAQRSENIQLRGGGIHLATETDRYFTTNADATHFSNCRGEIIAEDGLYEGMMDDAINVHATCLRIEELQGPRKLRARYVHGQAVGFEVALPGETLRGIRARHLEPCPLGKVAAVHRLNTDEVEIEFTADIPAGLGKGDALENADWFPSVTFRGNTVRNNRARGTLFTTPKPVKVEENIFDKSSGSALLLAGDANGWYESGACQDVLIRKNVFRNNLTSRYQFTEAILSFYPEVPDLADQRGYYHRNVRIEGNVFETFDVPLLYAISTDGITFRGNKVTYNDSYKPWNKPPFTLRHCANVKIEGNQVTPRKEWTRDSVSREDTAEDSVQIR
- a CDS encoding LysR family transcriptional regulator gives rise to the protein MHLEPLQLRAFNTLLNEGSVTRASLELRTSPSNVRRIWQNLEEELGEKLFNANEHGETIPTCAARALDREMSSLLEEVRRFEASVRRIHRSGRTLRLGANRNVFNTNHFGKLFNTLRHDERFRISFVEVNAEEGRAALEAGACDLLFSVDGTPGRRFDSRDLPHLPLDVAYERRPSTEPRVAPTELADLQWSLATFAKTSLALDTLKKIENSGGGSGRLCSQHQFLSWAEDSLDDETEAMVCIRPASFSRLPRVSFLPLDLNVGYPLCVSYLRQHPYEFLPSIVDQMNRALNDPSPHGSRPGLS
- a CDS encoding DUF4339 domain-containing protein; the protein is MKPWFYATSGQQNGPVSQEELVRLIGTGTVKPTDLVWCEGMPNWTPAGEVAELAPPPPVPRTAPSPPAPPVPGQGPSNPYQAPSPLSWEPPRELASGEEIVPGSEPLVIGDCIRRAFDLTKRHFWPLLGACAICFAISMGFSVFSGVLVEATAHAADSQDVGKAVEGVLNLVGQVLDIFFSLGLTRIGLNIVSGRPFSVGMLLGQGNKLLTAVVASLLYYLIVLVGLVLLIVPGIYLALRLGQFENGIVDKDLGIIDSLKYSARITQGNVGNLFLLGLVCFLIVLAGLLALVVGVCFAGPLVFLANLVAYRWLIHGRAVLNDGYTA